From the Lolium rigidum isolate FL_2022 chromosome 2, APGP_CSIRO_Lrig_0.1, whole genome shotgun sequence genome, one window contains:
- the LOC124692294 gene encoding probable glucuronosyltransferase Os02g0520750 codes for MAPMAGAKHGRHPVTALLVAACFSHLLFQPLAAAADAVEGRDAQRNTERISGSAGDVLEDNPVGKLKVFIYDLPSKYNKRLVTKDPRCLSHMFAAEIFMHRFLLSSAVRTVNPEEADWFYTPVYTTCDLTRAGLPLPFKSPRMMRSAIQFISKKWPFWNRTDGGDHFFVVPHDFAACFHYQEENAIARGILPLLRRATLVQTFGQKNHVCLKEGSITIPPFAPPQKMQAHLIPPDTARSIFVYFRGLFYDNGNDPEGGYYARGARASLWENFKNNALFDISTEHPATYYEDMQRSVFCLCPLGWAPWSPRLVEAVVFGCIPVIIADDIVLPFADAIPWDEIGVFVDEEDVPKLDSILTSIPIDDILRKQRLLANPSMKKAMLFPQPAQPRDAFHQILNGLARKLPHPESVYLQPGEKHLNWTAGPVGDLKPW; via the exons ATGGCGCCCATGGCGGGCGCGAAGCATGGGCGGCATCCTGTGACGGCCCTCCTTGTGGCCGCCTGCTTCTCACATCTCTTGTTCCAGCCGCTGgctgccgccgccgacgcggTGGAAGGGAGGGACGCTCAGCGGAACACCGAGCGCATCTCAG GAAGTGCTGGTGATGTGCTAGAAGACAATCCTGTTGGGAAGTTGAAGGTTTTCATCTATGATTTACCAAGCAAGTACAACAAGAGGCTTGTCACCAAGGATCCCCGATGCCTCAGTCACATGTTTGCTGCCGAGATATTCATGCACCGTTTCTTGCTCTCCAGTGCAGTGAGGACGGTTAACCCTGAAGAGGCTGATTGGTTCTACACTCCTGTTTACACTACTTGTGATCTAACTCGTGCTGGACTTCCGTTACCATTTAAGTCTCCAAGGATGATGAGAAGCGCGATCCAGTTTATCTCAAAAAAGTGGCCTTTCTGGAATAGAACTGATGGAGGAGATCACTTCTTTGTTGTTCCACATGACTTTGCGGCATGCTTTCATTATCAG GAAGAGAATGCCATTGCACGTGGAATTCTTCCACTGCTACGCCGTGCTACGTTGGTTCAAACATTTGGACAGAAGAACCATGTCTGCTTGAAAGAGGGTTCTATCACGATACCGCCATTTGCACCACCACAAAAAATGCAGGCTCACTTGATTCCTCCCGATACTGCCCGTTCAATCTTTGTTTACTTCAGGGGATTGTTCTATGACAATGGGAATGACCCCGAGGGTGGGTATTATGCAAG AGGTGCTCGAGCTTCATTGTGGGAGAACTTCAAAAACAATGCTCTCTTTGACATCTCCACAGAACACCCTGCCACCTACTATGAAGATATGCAGCGCTCAGTCTTCTGCCTCTGTCCTTTGGGGTGGGCACCATGGAGCCCTAGGCTGGTGGAGGCTGTGGTTTTTGGATGCATTCCAGTCATCATAGCTGATGACATTGTGCTTCCTTTTGCCGACGCAATCCCTTGGGACGAAATTGGTGTTTTTGTTGACGAGGAAGATGTTCCAAAGCTAGATTCAATTCTAACGTCAATTCCAATTGATGATATCCTAAGGAAGCAAAGATTGCTTGCCAATCCATCAATGAAGAAGGCCATGTTGTTCCCGCAGCCAGCGCAACCCAGAGACGCATTCCATCAGATTCTAAACGGCCTTGCTCGCAAACTCCCACACCCAGAGAGTGTATACTTACAGCCCGGTGAGAAGCATCTCAACTGGACAGCCGGGCCTGTTGGAGACCTGAAGCCTTGGTAA